From Flavobacterium alkalisoli, the proteins below share one genomic window:
- a CDS encoding deoxycytidylate deaminase, whose amino-acid sequence MKDKKLNKYDKAYLRIAREWGQLSYCERKKVGAIIVKDRMIISDGYNGTPSGFENCCEDEEGLTKWYVLHAEANAILKVARSTQSCEGATLYITMSPCKDCSKLIHQSGIKRVVYQSGYKDNSGIDFLIRAGVEVVHIPDLDS is encoded by the coding sequence ATGAAGGATAAAAAATTAAACAAATACGATAAGGCTTATTTAAGGATAGCCAGAGAGTGGGGCCAGCTGTCTTATTGTGAAAGAAAGAAAGTTGGTGCAATTATTGTAAAGGACAGGATGATAATATCAGACGGGTACAACGGTACACCATCGGGGTTTGAAAACTGCTGTGAAGATGAAGAAGGCCTTACTAAATGGTATGTACTGCATGCTGAGGCCAATGCTATTTTAAAAGTAGCACGTTCTACCCAGTCCTGTGAAGGGGCAACCTTATACATAACCATGTCGCCCTGTAAAGACTGTAGTAAACTTATACATCAGTCGGGTATAAAAAGGGTGGTTTATCAAAGCGGCTATAAAGACAATTCGGGTATCGATTTCCTGATAAGAGCAGGAGTTGAAGTCGTGCACATTCCCGATCTAGATTCATAA
- a CDS encoding FAD-dependent oxidoreductase: MFDVLIIGGGVSGVSCALILGSAHNKPYAQGKRIGIFTHQKSTALQDALFNNAYGIPQGKLGKDLMAESLEHLHSAYPEVEQIENEKVMKVEGTAGDFTVTTNKNTYQTKIVVVAIGSANTFAIEGLMDYVIPNKKAMPEKNRIQLKNDDHLVTEGIYAAGTLAGWRSQLSIAAGSGASVGTDILTLWNNGIPSQHHDSTRPKH; this comes from the coding sequence ATGTTTGATGTTTTAATTATTGGCGGAGGGGTTTCAGGAGTATCCTGTGCTCTTATATTAGGCTCTGCACACAATAAACCTTATGCTCAGGGCAAAAGGATAGGGATTTTTACCCACCAAAAATCAACTGCATTACAGGACGCATTATTTAATAATGCATACGGAATACCTCAGGGAAAACTGGGCAAAGATCTTATGGCTGAAAGCCTGGAACACCTGCACAGTGCTTATCCTGAAGTGGAGCAGATTGAAAACGAAAAAGTAATGAAAGTGGAAGGTACAGCCGGAGACTTTACGGTTACCACTAACAAAAACACTTACCAAACCAAAATCGTAGTTGTTGCTATTGGCTCTGCCAATACTTTTGCTATAGAAGGGTTAATGGATTATGTTATTCCAAATAAAAAGGCTATGCCTGAAAAAAACAGGATACAGCTTAAAAACGATGACCATTTGGTTACCGAAGGCATTTATGCAGCAGGAACACTTGCCGGATGGAGAAGCCAGCTATCTATTGCAGCGGGCAGCGGGGCATCTGTAGGGACAGATATCCTTACCTTATGGAATAACGGCATCCCGTCGCAACACCACGACAGTACACGTCCTAAACACTAA
- a CDS encoding S41 family peptidase, protein MENEERDMYPHNKRGGSVNRIYLPIIVASALAAGVLMGGFLNFSSGNAMLGSGSHKNKLNKLMDFIESEYVDNVNTDSIVDLTVNNILEQLDPHSVYIDKNDMEQVAQSMKGDFVGIGVNFYMYKDSVAVIKPVPNGPSDKAGIKAGDRILFAGNDKLFGRNLPNDSLFSKLKGEEGSKIELTVFRKTDNKKFKINVTRDIVPIKSVDASVLLDNKTGYIKINRFAETTYNEFHDALLNLKEEGANSLIIDLRDNGGGYLEMAVSIADDLLANDLLIVKTKNKKNREDLTFATSRGDFEKGKVYILINENSASASEILAGAIQDNDRGKIVGRRSFGKGLVQREMPLGDGSAVRLTVARYYTPSGRSIQRSYAEGGDAYFNDFSKRYESGELYAADSIKIADTLKYKTLKGRTVYGGGGIIPDLFVPMEGKHGDEGVTMVMQSGFVSYFIFEQLDRERKQFEGLSQKEVVDKVLATDKYYTAFSSYLSNNGLVFNLQKHKDRVKHYLAAEFVRQLIGEDAYYKMVLKEDNMVKAVLTDEKE, encoded by the coding sequence ATGGAAAACGAAGAAAGAGACATGTACCCTCATAACAAAAGAGGTGGTTCGGTAAACAGGATTTACCTGCCTATTATTGTAGCCTCAGCATTGGCTGCAGGTGTGCTTATGGGTGGTTTTCTCAATTTTTCTTCGGGTAATGCAATGCTTGGTTCAGGATCCCATAAAAATAAGCTTAATAAGCTTATGGATTTTATTGAAAGCGAGTATGTGGATAATGTAAATACCGATTCTATAGTAGATCTTACCGTTAACAACATACTGGAACAACTTGACCCGCATTCGGTATATATAGACAAAAATGATATGGAGCAGGTGGCCCAAAGTATGAAGGGCGATTTTGTAGGTATCGGGGTGAACTTCTATATGTACAAAGATTCTGTAGCGGTTATTAAGCCAGTGCCAAACGGTCCGTCAGACAAGGCAGGTATCAAAGCGGGCGACCGTATTTTATTTGCAGGTAATGATAAACTGTTTGGGCGAAACCTGCCTAACGACAGCCTGTTCTCAAAACTTAAAGGGGAAGAGGGTTCCAAAATAGAGCTTACGGTATTCAGGAAAACAGATAATAAGAAATTCAAGATCAATGTAACCCGCGATATAGTTCCTATTAAAAGTGTAGATGCTTCGGTATTGCTGGATAATAAAACAGGTTATATAAAAATCAATCGTTTTGCCGAAACTACCTATAATGAATTTCATGACGCGCTGTTAAATCTTAAAGAAGAAGGGGCTAATTCGCTTATTATAGATTTAAGGGATAATGGCGGCGGATATCTTGAAATGGCAGTTAGTATAGCCGATGATTTATTGGCTAATGACTTACTGATTGTAAAGACCAAGAATAAAAAGAATCGTGAAGATTTAACTTTCGCCACTTCAAGAGGTGATTTTGAAAAAGGTAAAGTATATATACTGATTAACGAAAACAGTGCTTCTGCCAGCGAAATTCTTGCCGGTGCCATACAGGATAACGACAGGGGTAAAATTGTGGGCAGGCGTTCTTTTGGTAAAGGGCTTGTACAGCGCGAAATGCCACTAGGTGATGGTTCTGCCGTGAGGCTTACCGTGGCAAGGTATTATACACCATCAGGCCGTTCGATTCAGCGAAGCTATGCTGAAGGAGGAGATGCCTATTTTAATGATTTTTCCAAGCGTTATGAAAGCGGTGAGCTTTATGCTGCCGACAGTATTAAAATAGCTGATACCCTTAAATACAAAACCCTTAAAGGTCGTACTGTATATGGCGGTGGTGGTATTATACCTGATTTGTTTGTGCCTATGGAAGGCAAACATGGCGATGAAGGTGTTACAATGGTAATGCAGTCAGGCTTTGTTAGCTATTTTATTTTTGAGCAACTGGATAGGGAGAGAAAACAGTTTGAAGGGCTTTCTCAAAAAGAAGTCGTGGATAAGGTGCTTGCTACCGATAAATATTATACTGCCTTCTCGTCTTACCTATCTAATAACGGACTTGTGTTTAACCTGCAAAAGCACAAAGACAGGGTGAAACATTATCTTGCTGCCGAATTTGTAAGGCAGCTTATAGGAGAGGATGCCTACTACAAAATGGTGCTTAAAGAAGACAATATGGTAAAAGCCGTATTGACAGATGAGAAAGAATAA